One part of the Luteibacter yeojuensis genome encodes these proteins:
- a CDS encoding winged helix-turn-helix domain-containing protein: MKTTTITPEEFEKAVARACMRAINAWAIIDPLRHGDKTAVLIGPHLRDIAREAGISIPQTRRRMQKLMEAGKVLRHDTSGGSTCWWLIGLAEAPGNTATAVKQAAPMTIMLSATTPEQKASIDALRQAVTPARQHWSDVLGVARDCSTSEAREAFQSALAAVDDLDLDAEQQRRRIRDAYNARLVEDGISE, encoded by the coding sequence GCATGAGGGCAATCAACGCCTGGGCGATCATCGACCCCTTGCGCCACGGGGATAAGACGGCCGTCCTCATTGGGCCGCACCTGCGCGACATCGCCCGCGAGGCCGGGATCTCGATTCCCCAGACGCGCCGGCGCATGCAGAAGCTGATGGAGGCCGGCAAGGTGCTGCGACACGACACCAGCGGCGGGTCAACGTGCTGGTGGCTCATCGGCCTTGCCGAGGCACCGGGCAACACGGCCACCGCCGTGAAGCAGGCAGCGCCCATGACGATCATGTTGAGCGCGACCACGCCGGAGCAGAAGGCATCGATCGACGCGCTCCGTCAAGCCGTGACGCCCGCACGCCAGCACTGGAGCGACGTCCTGGGCGTGGCCCGCGACTGCTCCACCAGCGAAGCGCGCGAAGCCTTCCAGTCCGCCCTTGCCGCGGTGGACGACCTCGACCTCGACGCGGAGCAGCAGCGCCGGCGCATCCGCGATGCCTACAACGCCCGTCTCGTTGAAGACGGTATTTCGGAGTGA
- a CDS encoding tyrosine-type recombinase/integrase has product MATIYWRGDRAYLNWRENGRQVRLSLGAVDAREAERIRAAKEAELTHGVRILARLPTVRAYLEWYLDWYESEHPTTAGKAKSEVKRFIERFGARPIDTLRPTEMEGYKRDRLKIDRAAAETVGKEMRRLKAAFRRGVEWEEIDANPLEKVKAPRGVRSVAVRFYGAEDMAALYAARPARAALWAFMAHTGLRRGEMCKMRKADVFAGVLRVESDPDEDGDGRTKSARWREVPLNEKARAALDLLPDPPVGVHPDTLSDWFAADAKLAGIGGSLHRLRHTFCAHLAMAGVPLRRIQILAGHSDYKITEKYAHLAPGGADAAVAKLTF; this is encoded by the coding sequence TTGGCGACGATCTACTGGCGCGGCGACCGTGCCTACCTCAACTGGCGGGAAAACGGGCGTCAGGTCCGGCTCTCTCTCGGGGCGGTTGACGCCCGAGAGGCGGAGAGAATTCGTGCCGCGAAAGAAGCCGAGCTGACGCATGGTGTCCGTATTCTCGCTCGCCTCCCGACTGTTCGTGCGTACCTGGAGTGGTATTTGGACTGGTACGAGAGCGAGCACCCCACCACCGCCGGCAAGGCCAAGAGCGAGGTGAAGCGCTTTATCGAGCGATTCGGGGCCAGGCCGATCGACACCCTTCGGCCGACGGAGATGGAGGGCTACAAGCGGGACCGCCTCAAGATCGATCGCGCAGCGGCGGAGACGGTGGGAAAGGAAATGCGGAGACTGAAGGCGGCATTCCGCCGCGGCGTCGAGTGGGAAGAGATCGACGCGAACCCGCTGGAGAAGGTGAAGGCGCCACGCGGCGTTCGAAGCGTAGCTGTGCGCTTCTACGGAGCCGAGGACATGGCCGCCCTGTATGCGGCGAGGCCGGCGCGCGCGGCGCTATGGGCATTCATGGCCCACACCGGGCTGCGGCGCGGCGAGATGTGCAAGATGCGCAAGGCCGATGTCTTCGCCGGCGTGCTCCGTGTCGAGTCCGATCCGGACGAGGACGGCGACGGCCGCACGAAATCGGCCCGGTGGCGGGAGGTTCCCCTGAATGAAAAGGCTCGAGCAGCACTCGATCTGCTGCCAGACCCGCCCGTGGGTGTGCACCCTGATACCCTCTCGGACTGGTTTGCGGCCGACGCGAAGCTCGCCGGGATCGGAGGGTCGCTCCACCGGCTCCGCCATACCTTCTGCGCCCACCTGGCCATGGCCGGCGTACCGCTACGCCGCATCCAGATCTTGGCCGGGCACAGCGACTACAAGATCACTGAGAAATATGCCCATCTGGCGCCCGGTGGCGCCGACGCCGCGGTCGCCAAGCTCACCTTCTGA
- a CDS encoding GFA family protein has product MLPDIDIDITTSRASCHCGAVRFSVTLTDGLRTARRCNCSYCRMRGAVAVSAQLDGIVVEQGEDMLSVYQFNTGSAKHYFCSKCGIYTFHQRRSNPGQYGVNVACLEGISPFDFAEVPVLDGVNHPADGVPSAGPAGFLRYVPA; this is encoded by the coding sequence ATGCTTCCCGACATCGACATCGACATCACGACTTCCCGCGCGTCCTGCCACTGCGGCGCGGTGCGTTTTTCCGTGACGCTCACCGATGGGCTCCGCACCGCCCGGCGCTGCAACTGCTCCTACTGCCGCATGCGCGGTGCGGTCGCCGTGTCCGCCCAGCTGGACGGTATCGTGGTGGAGCAGGGCGAAGACATGCTGAGCGTCTACCAGTTCAACACCGGCAGCGCAAAGCATTATTTCTGTTCGAAGTGCGGCATTTATACCTTCCACCAGCGCCGCTCGAATCCGGGTCAGTACGGTGTCAACGTCGCCTGCCTGGAAGGCATCAGCCCGTTCGATTTCGCCGAGGTGCCGGTGCTGGATGGGGTGAACCATCCGGCGGACGGCGTGCCCTCGGCAGGGCCTGCCGGGTTCCTTCGGTACGTTCCCGCGTAG
- a CDS encoding DUF2188 domain-containing protein — protein sequence MTRVYEIPYQPDDGASWTVRVDGLPIGRFSSRFEALRAMVNRASAEGGDVRIDVEGADGIWRPFGSDAKRPVAVPPLPQRFSVVR from the coding sequence ATGACCCGCGTCTACGAGATTCCCTATCAGCCCGACGATGGGGCTTCCTGGACGGTTCGCGTCGATGGGCTCCCCATCGGACGGTTTTCCTCCCGCTTCGAGGCCCTGCGTGCGATGGTCAACCGTGCCTCGGCGGAAGGCGGCGATGTGCGCATCGACGTGGAAGGCGCCGACGGCATCTGGAGGCCTTTCGGCAGCGACGCCAAGCGGCCGGTCGCGGTACCCCCACTTCCGCAGCGGTTCTCGGTCGTCAGGTGA
- the amaB gene encoding L-piperidine-6-carboxylate dehydrogenase — protein MSAKILAALGLNATESGTYLGRGQWAGTSDAGTLMPVNPATGEVIATVQASSAADYETIVQRAQEAFAIWRTIPAPRRGEAVRLCGDALRRHKDALGSLVALEMGKIKPEGDGEVQEMIDIADFAVGQSRMLYGNTMHSERPGHRMYEQWHPVGLVGIVSAFNFPVAVWAWNAFLAAICGDICIWKPSPKTPLSAIATMKICNEALKEGGFPDIFFLFNDAGSDLAQAFVDDKRIPLISFTGSTKVGRMVGERVAKRMGRSLLELGGNNAIILDKSADLKLAIPAIVFGAVGTAGQRCTTTRRLLVHSSIHDAVVDTLVKAYGQVEQKIGDPTLATTLMGPLNSPEAVQAFLAAVEKAKASGGTVRTGGKALTDRKGNFVLPTIVTGLGNTDEVVQTETFAPILYVMPFDSLDDAIAQQNAVPQGLSSAIFTQDLKAAEQYLSAAGSDCGIANVNIGTSGAEIGGAFGGEKETGGGRESGSDAWKVYMRRQTNTINYSDALPLAQGIKFEF, from the coding sequence ATGTCCGCCAAGATCCTTGCCGCGCTCGGCCTCAACGCCACCGAGTCGGGTACCTACCTCGGCCGCGGCCAGTGGGCCGGCACCAGCGACGCCGGCACGCTCATGCCGGTGAACCCGGCGACCGGCGAGGTCATCGCGACGGTGCAGGCATCCAGCGCGGCCGATTACGAGACGATCGTCCAGCGCGCACAGGAAGCCTTCGCGATCTGGCGCACCATCCCCGCCCCGCGCCGCGGCGAAGCCGTGCGCCTGTGCGGCGACGCCCTGCGCAGGCACAAGGACGCCCTGGGTTCGCTGGTCGCCCTCGAAATGGGCAAGATCAAGCCGGAGGGCGACGGCGAAGTGCAGGAGATGATCGACATCGCCGATTTCGCGGTGGGCCAGAGCCGCATGCTCTACGGCAACACCATGCATTCGGAGCGTCCGGGCCATCGCATGTACGAGCAGTGGCACCCGGTGGGCCTCGTCGGCATCGTCAGCGCCTTCAACTTCCCGGTGGCGGTGTGGGCCTGGAACGCCTTCCTCGCCGCCATCTGCGGCGACATCTGCATCTGGAAGCCCTCGCCGAAGACGCCGCTGTCCGCCATCGCCACGATGAAGATCTGCAACGAGGCGCTGAAGGAAGGCGGCTTCCCGGATATTTTCTTCCTCTTCAACGATGCCGGCAGCGATCTCGCCCAGGCTTTCGTGGACGACAAGCGCATTCCGCTCATCAGCTTCACCGGCTCCACCAAGGTCGGCCGCATGGTCGGCGAGCGCGTGGCGAAGCGCATGGGCCGCAGCCTCCTCGAGCTGGGCGGCAACAACGCCATCATCCTCGACAAGTCGGCCGACCTGAAGCTGGCCATTCCCGCGATCGTCTTCGGCGCCGTCGGCACCGCCGGCCAGCGCTGCACGACCACGCGCCGCCTGCTGGTGCATTCGTCCATCCACGATGCCGTGGTGGATACGCTCGTGAAGGCCTATGGCCAGGTGGAACAGAAGATCGGCGATCCGACGCTCGCCACCACGCTCATGGGTCCGCTGAACAGCCCGGAAGCCGTGCAGGCGTTCCTCGCCGCCGTCGAGAAGGCCAAGGCCTCGGGCGGCACCGTGCGCACCGGTGGCAAGGCGCTCACCGACCGCAAGGGCAACTTCGTGCTCCCGACCATCGTCACCGGCCTGGGCAACACCGACGAGGTCGTGCAGACCGAAACCTTCGCGCCGATCCTCTACGTGATGCCGTTCGACTCGCTGGACGACGCCATCGCCCAGCAGAACGCGGTACCGCAGGGCCTGTCCTCCGCCATCTTCACGCAGGACCTCAAGGCGGCCGAGCAGTACCTCTCCGCGGCCGGCTCCGACTGCGGCATCGCCAACGTGAACATCGGCACCTCGGGTGCGGAGATCGGCGGCGCCTTCGGTGGCGAGAAGGAAACCGGTGGCGGACGCGAGTCGGGCTCGGACGCGTGGAAGGTCTACATGCGCCGCCAGACCAACACCATCAACTACTCCGACGCGCTGCCGCTGGCCCAGGGCATCAAGTTCGAGTTCTGA
- a CDS encoding class I SAM-dependent methyltransferase, protein MTDLRSTERFSDRVEDYVRYRPDYPQALVGWLHGLGVHADWTVADIGAGTGISSKLFLDAGHRVTAVEPNAAMRAAAERWLGSEGRFDAVDGSAEATGLAGGSVDLVVAAQAFHWFDKEKVRAEFARILSPQGLVAVFWNSRRLVGTPFLEGYERLLLEYGLDYRGVAERYTDDESMARWFGQGYRGMASIPHSQKLDHEGLLGRLMSSSYAPKPGHPNHEPMLHALRALFDATQEGGTVDFDYDTRVFAGRPDA, encoded by the coding sequence ATGACCGACCTGCGCTCAACGGAACGTTTCTCCGACCGTGTCGAGGACTATGTCCGCTACCGCCCGGACTATCCGCAGGCGCTGGTCGGCTGGCTGCATGGCCTTGGCGTCCACGCGGACTGGACCGTGGCCGATATCGGCGCCGGTACCGGCATTTCCAGCAAGCTGTTCCTGGACGCCGGTCACCGCGTCACCGCCGTCGAGCCGAACGCGGCGATGCGCGCCGCGGCGGAACGCTGGCTCGGAAGCGAAGGACGCTTCGACGCCGTCGACGGCAGCGCGGAAGCCACCGGCCTGGCCGGTGGTTCGGTGGACCTCGTCGTCGCCGCGCAGGCGTTCCACTGGTTCGACAAGGAAAAGGTGCGCGCCGAGTTCGCGCGCATCCTCTCGCCGCAGGGCCTCGTCGCCGTGTTCTGGAACTCGCGCCGGCTGGTCGGCACGCCGTTCCTCGAAGGCTACGAGCGCCTGTTGCTCGAATACGGCCTCGATTACCGCGGCGTTGCCGAACGCTACACCGACGACGAGTCCATGGCCCGCTGGTTCGGCCAGGGCTATCGCGGCATGGCCAGCATCCCGCACAGCCAGAAACTCGATCACGAAGGACTGCTCGGCCGCCTGATGTCGTCGTCGTACGCGCCGAAGCCGGGACACCCCAACCACGAACCGATGCTCCACGCCCTGCGCGCGCTCTTCGATGCGACGCAGGAAGGCGGCACGGTGGATTTCGATTACGACACCCGCGTCTTCGCGGGCCGCCCGGACGCCTGA
- a CDS encoding quinone-dependent dihydroorotate dehydrogenase, translating to MYDLIRPLLFMLDAETAHGLTLYASDVAQRSGISGWIAKPPADLPVRVFGIDFPNPVGLAAGLDKNGEHLDGLAALGFGFVEIGTVTPRPQAGNDKPRMFRLPAHEAVINRLGFNNGGIDALVRNVEKAAFRGVLGINIGKNRDTPNERAIDDYLLCLERAYPLASYVTVNISSPNTQGLRDLQEEETLRRFVGALREAQERLAGQHGKRKPMLLKIAPDLSEAELDGIAEVLLASGIDGVICTNTTIDRPDVASDPNAHQAGGLSGRPLFEKSTAVLRGMRARVGDKLPIVGVGGILDGDTAAEKIEAGASLVQVYTGLVYRGPKLIAEAVAEIRRRGILA from the coding sequence ATGTACGACCTGATTCGCCCCCTGCTCTTCATGCTGGATGCCGAGACGGCGCACGGCCTCACGCTTTACGCCTCGGACGTCGCGCAGCGCAGCGGCATATCCGGATGGATCGCGAAGCCTCCTGCCGACCTGCCGGTGCGTGTCTTCGGCATCGACTTCCCGAACCCCGTCGGTCTTGCCGCCGGCCTGGACAAGAACGGCGAGCACCTCGACGGCCTTGCGGCGCTCGGTTTCGGCTTCGTGGAAATCGGCACCGTCACGCCACGCCCGCAGGCGGGCAACGACAAACCGCGCATGTTCCGGCTGCCCGCGCACGAGGCGGTGATCAACCGCCTGGGCTTCAACAACGGCGGCATCGACGCGCTGGTACGCAACGTGGAGAAGGCCGCGTTCCGCGGCGTGCTTGGCATCAACATCGGCAAGAACAGGGACACGCCGAACGAGCGCGCCATCGACGACTATCTGCTGTGCCTCGAGCGTGCCTATCCGCTCGCCAGCTACGTCACGGTGAACATCTCGTCGCCCAATACGCAAGGGCTGCGCGACCTGCAGGAAGAAGAGACCCTGCGCCGCTTCGTCGGCGCCCTGCGCGAAGCGCAGGAACGCCTCGCCGGCCAGCACGGCAAGCGCAAGCCCATGCTGCTGAAGATCGCGCCCGACCTTTCCGAGGCCGAACTCGACGGTATCGCGGAGGTGCTGCTCGCTTCCGGCATCGACGGCGTCATCTGCACGAACACGACCATCGACCGCCCGGACGTCGCGAGCGACCCGAACGCGCACCAGGCCGGCGGCCTTTCCGGCCGTCCGCTGTTCGAGAAATCCACCGCCGTGCTGCGCGGCATGCGCGCCCGCGTGGGGGACAAGCTGCCGATCGTCGGCGTCGGCGGCATCCTCGACGGCGACACGGCGGCCGAAAAGATCGAGGCCGGCGCCTCGCTGGTGCAGGTCTACACGGGCCTGGTATACCGGGGGCCGAAGCTGATCGCGGAAGCGGTCGCGGAAATCCGTCGCCGCGGAATCCTGGCATGA
- the murB gene encoding UDP-N-acetylmuramate dehydrogenase, with protein MGGFTLASDAPLGGRNTLRVDARAKLLAEVRDPTKIPELLAYPAVKAGKVLVLGEGSNVLIKGDFEGTVLAMATRGVETFQRDDRVLIRVAAGERWDDFVRWSLGQGYAGLENLILIPGTVGASPIQNIGAYGVEVAEFIDTVEAWDTHTGEFVVLDKAACAFSYRDSAFKQQAGRWIVVAVTFALPRERPLSLDYAGIRDEVEKMGVARATPYHVAEAVVRLRSRKLPDPAVIGNAGSFFKNPIVPVAQAEALALAHPGLPVWPHADGTAKVSAGWLIEAAGFKGERDGDAGMSNRHALVLVNHGKATGPQLWAFAQKVIAGVQATFGVSLEPEPLVV; from the coding sequence ATGGGCGGGTTCACGCTCGCCAGCGACGCCCCATTGGGTGGACGCAACACGCTGCGCGTGGACGCGCGCGCGAAGCTGCTCGCGGAGGTGCGCGACCCGACGAAGATTCCGGAACTGCTGGCCTACCCCGCCGTGAAAGCGGGAAAGGTCCTCGTGCTGGGCGAGGGCAGCAATGTGCTCATCAAGGGCGACTTCGAGGGCACGGTCCTCGCCATGGCGACGCGCGGCGTGGAAACCTTCCAGCGCGACGACCGCGTGCTGATCCGGGTGGCGGCGGGCGAGCGTTGGGACGACTTCGTGCGCTGGTCGCTTGGCCAGGGTTATGCCGGTCTCGAGAACCTCATCCTCATCCCCGGCACGGTCGGCGCATCGCCGATCCAGAACATCGGCGCCTACGGCGTCGAGGTCGCCGAGTTCATCGACACGGTGGAAGCCTGGGATACGCACACGGGTGAATTCGTCGTGCTCGACAAGGCGGCCTGCGCGTTCTCGTATCGCGATTCCGCGTTCAAGCAGCAGGCCGGACGCTGGATCGTCGTGGCGGTGACCTTCGCGCTCCCGCGCGAACGGCCGCTGTCGCTGGACTATGCCGGCATCCGCGACGAAGTGGAGAAGATGGGTGTCGCTCGTGCCACGCCCTACCACGTGGCCGAGGCCGTCGTGCGCCTGCGTTCGCGCAAGCTGCCCGATCCCGCCGTCATCGGCAACGCCGGCAGTTTTTTCAAGAACCCGATCGTGCCCGTGGCACAGGCGGAAGCGCTGGCCCTCGCCCACCCCGGCCTTCCGGTGTGGCCGCATGCGGATGGCACGGCGAAGGTCTCCGCCGGCTGGCTCATCGAGGCCGCGGGCTTCAAGGGCGAACGTGACGGCGACGCCGGCATGTCGAATCGCCATGCCCTGGTCCTGGTGAATCACGGCAAGGCCACGGGCCCGCAACTCTGGGCCTTCGCGCAGAAGGTGATCGCCGGGGTCCAGGCGACATTCGGGGTATCGCTGGAACCCGAGCCGCTCGTCGTCTGA
- the ppk1 gene encoding polyphosphate kinase 1: protein MTPPTDSASLPAKAAARQAAPADVPEVDLNDPALYVHRELSQLQFNVRVLDQALDESKPLIERLKFLLIFSSNMDEFFEIRVAGLKQQIAFDHEMIGADGIPPRRALAEISEVAHRQIERQYAILNEKILPALAEEGIRIVRRNQWTHKQKLWVRRYFRHEVAPLVTPIGLDPTHPFPRLVNKSLNFIVQLEGTDAFGRDSGLAIVPAPRILPRLIRLPEEACEGGDNYVLLSSIIHAHADDLFPGMRVLGSYQFRLTRNADLTIDPEDVEDLARTLRGELFSRRYGDAVRLEVADNCPKPLVDYLLKQYSLEADALYEVNGPVNLARLFEMTLQPAYARLQFPAFVPALPKALADAEDMFTVIGKQDILLYHPFESFSPVVDFLRQAAKDPQVLTIKQTLYRSGANSEIVDALVEAARAGKEVTAVVELRARFDEESNLSLASRLQQAGAVVTYGVVGVKTHAKLMLVQRREAGKLVSYAHLGTGNYHSGNARLYTDYSLLTSDEALCDDVHRLFRLLTGMGKALKMKRMLYAPFTLKKGLLDLIAREVAHAAAGKKAEIVCKINAITDPKVIRALYRASQAGVKIDLIVRGMCCLRAGIPGVSQNIRVRSVVGRFLEHSRVYWFLNDGEPDLYLASADLMERNLERRVETCFPVEGKKLRQRIRRELDLYLTDNHSAWVQQPDGGYALLQPPSSQPVRDAQTQLLERFGGIAAPDPS, encoded by the coding sequence ATGACGCCACCCACCGACTCCGCCAGTCTCCCCGCGAAGGCCGCCGCCCGGCAGGCCGCGCCGGCGGACGTACCGGAAGTCGACCTCAACGACCCCGCGCTCTACGTCCACCGCGAGCTGTCGCAGCTCCAGTTCAACGTCCGCGTGCTCGACCAGGCGCTGGACGAGTCCAAGCCGCTCATCGAGCGCCTCAAGTTCCTGCTGATCTTCTCGTCCAACATGGACGAGTTCTTCGAGATCCGCGTGGCGGGCCTGAAACAGCAGATCGCCTTCGATCATGAAATGATCGGCGCGGACGGCATCCCTCCGCGACGCGCCCTCGCCGAGATTTCGGAAGTCGCACACCGGCAGATCGAGCGCCAGTACGCCATCCTCAACGAAAAGATCCTTCCCGCGCTGGCGGAGGAAGGCATCCGCATCGTTCGCCGCAACCAGTGGACGCACAAGCAGAAGCTCTGGGTGCGCCGCTATTTCCGCCACGAGGTCGCACCGCTGGTCACGCCCATCGGGCTGGACCCGACGCATCCGTTCCCGCGGCTGGTGAACAAGAGCCTCAACTTCATCGTCCAGCTGGAAGGTACCGATGCCTTCGGTCGCGATTCGGGCCTGGCGATCGTGCCGGCGCCGCGCATCCTGCCGCGCCTGATCCGCCTGCCGGAAGAAGCGTGCGAGGGCGGCGACAACTACGTGCTGCTGTCCTCCATCATCCATGCGCACGCGGACGACCTCTTTCCCGGCATGCGCGTGCTCGGCTCCTACCAGTTCCGCCTCACCCGCAACGCCGACCTCACCATCGATCCGGAAGACGTCGAAGACCTGGCGCGCACGCTCCGCGGCGAGTTGTTCTCGCGCCGCTACGGCGACGCCGTGCGTCTCGAGGTCGCCGACAACTGCCCGAAGCCGCTGGTCGATTACCTCCTGAAGCAGTACTCGCTGGAGGCGGATGCGCTCTATGAGGTGAACGGGCCGGTGAACCTCGCCCGCCTGTTCGAGATGACCTTGCAGCCTGCGTATGCGCGCCTGCAGTTCCCGGCTTTCGTACCCGCATTGCCCAAGGCGCTGGCCGATGCCGAGGACATGTTCACGGTGATCGGCAAGCAGGACATCCTGCTTTACCACCCGTTCGAATCGTTCTCCCCGGTGGTGGACTTCCTGCGCCAGGCGGCGAAGGACCCGCAGGTGCTCACGATCAAGCAGACGCTTTACCGCAGCGGCGCCAATTCCGAGATCGTCGACGCCCTGGTGGAAGCGGCGCGGGCCGGCAAGGAAGTCACCGCGGTGGTGGAACTGCGCGCCCGCTTCGACGAAGAGTCCAATCTCAGCCTGGCCTCGCGCCTGCAACAGGCCGGCGCCGTGGTGACCTACGGCGTGGTCGGCGTGAAGACGCACGCGAAACTGATGCTCGTGCAGCGCCGCGAAGCCGGCAAGCTGGTGAGCTACGCCCATCTCGGCACCGGCAACTACCATTCGGGCAACGCGCGGCTCTACACCGATTACAGCCTGCTCACGTCGGACGAAGCGTTGTGCGACGACGTGCACCGCCTGTTCCGCCTGCTCACCGGTATGGGCAAGGCGTTGAAGATGAAACGCATGCTCTACGCGCCCTTTACGCTGAAGAAGGGCCTGCTCGACCTGATCGCCCGCGAGGTGGCCCATGCCGCGGCGGGGAAGAAGGCGGAGATCGTCTGCAAGATCAACGCGATCACCGATCCGAAGGTGATCCGCGCGCTCTATCGCGCCAGCCAGGCCGGCGTGAAGATCGACCTGATCGTGCGCGGCATGTGCTGCCTGCGGGCGGGTATCCCCGGCGTGTCGCAGAACATCCGGGTCCGCTCTGTCGTGGGCCGCTTCCTCGAGCACAGCCGCGTCTACTGGTTCCTCAACGACGGCGAGCCCGACCTCTACCTGGCCAGCGCCGACCTGATGGAACGTAACCTCGAACGCCGCGTGGAGACCTGCTTCCCCGTCGAGGGCAAGAAGCTGCGCCAGCGCATCCGGCGCGAGCTGGACCTCTACCTGACCGACAATCACTCGGCCTGGGTCCAGCAGCCCGACGGCGGGTATGCCCTCCTCCAGCCCCCTTCGAGCCAGCCGGTCCGGGACGCGCAGACCCAGCTCCTGGAGCGCTTCGGCGGCATCGCGGCCCCCGATCCTTCCTGA